The Salvia miltiorrhiza cultivar Shanhuang (shh) chromosome 2, IMPLAD_Smil_shh, whole genome shotgun sequence DNA window ATAGAAAATTGGAACACTCATATTTGCATTTCACATCCAAAAAACTTTATTTGGTCTAGATTTATTTTCACCCCCGGCCGGCCCTTTGAAAGACATAAATTCCCATATTCAAACCATTAAACTATAAACGAGAATAGATTAGCAATATTTGTCTAATCTTTAACTACTAATTAATACTGCGAAATAAAAAAGGAGAAATATTTCATATgcaaacaaattaaattaactaaaaacttaTATACCTAGCTAGTCAATCATATTGTTAAAGTCAGGTTTATTCAGCCAGATGAGAAGAAGGATATAAATTAATCAAAGAAAATGCTAAGACTAGGTGATTATACTGCATGAAAagcatcaaaaaaaaaaagttgcaactccaaaTATATCTCTCCAAGAGTCACCCAAAATCCAACCTCAATTATTGATTACACCAATCAAAATTAAACCCTGAGAAATGTGACTTTACGCAAGTACATACAGGTATAGTATTTAATCACACACTAATTTCAAGTATAAATGTATTTCTCTCTtgcaaaaaaaagaaagaaaacaaacatATAAAAAAGACAGAAGAATCGTATCCCTTACTGTATATGGCATTTGTATAGCTGCAACACTCCCATTTTCAGTGGGCTCCAAATGTATATatttcgagagagagagagagagagaatcagtcCTCCTTCGTGTCCGATCTCCCGGCGTGATCCTCATGAGCAGGTTTGGAAGCTACATTCAACGGGAACGGCCTCATGGGGGAGGTCATGAGGTGGAGGGCCGTCGAGAAACCCAGATTCTGCTGCACATTCTCCATTGAAGGAGGCAAGTAGGAAGGAAAGGGTGGGATAGTTGGGGCAGTATTAGGGTAGAAATAGAGATGAGAGTTCGGATTAGGATTAATTTGATCTGCTCCTTGTCCTTGATTAGGCAAAGGAGGATTGTAATTAGGTCCAAATTGATGGGAGAGGGACAAATTGGGATGATCCCAATGGAAATAAGGGTTGTGGTGAAAATTAGGGAAATGGGATTGATGATTTACGACATTCCCCAATGGGAAGAAATTCTGTGCCACAAAACCCCCAAAACCCTCTTCATCATGATTCTGATCTTGAATCCACTTCTGagtactctctctctccctctcatcaTCGTGGGTCTTGATCATGGCTTGCTTGGAGGCGAGGAATTGGGAGAGGGACGACGATGGGGAATCTTGATTAGGGTTAGGGGAGAAGATTCCTGGGATGATGGGGAGAGGAGGGAGCTTGTCGATGTCGGCCTTGGTGGCGTCGAGGAGCCAGTCGACGACCTTGCTCGGCTGGCTGAGGCCGAGCTTCTCTTGGAGGTCGTAGAGCTGCACCGCCGTGGGGATGGAGAGCCGAATGCGCCGGTCTCTCAGCCCCCTCACCGTGCACACTTTGCTGTGCCGGTCTTTGCCCCCGAAGCTGCGTGACACGCGCACTATTCGGGGGTTTTTGTGGCTCGACGACCACTGTGATCTCGCCGGAGGGAGCTTCGGCGACCCTTCTTgcttcactctctctctagaattcaTGCTTACACGATGACGACCACCACTTCCTCATTGCTCTGCAGTAATTATATATGAATCTCAGCGGATCGTGTTAGTGTTAGCTAGTAACTAGGTTTTTAATTTGTGTGCCAGCTAAACTTGGAATCTAGAGAATTTGTGCagaggtgtgtgtgtgtttgtttcaTCAAATTAATCATGTACACACTTTCTTGTCTCAGGATTTGATCAAGAATTCATACGGCATCAATTAGGTTTTCAAAAATGTAAGAGGAAAGTTCTCTAGGTCTTCTTTTTTGTGAaacgaaacaagaaaagaaagctaattttaactttaaaaaaaaagtaagaatTAAAGATGAAATAAAAGACGAATTGAACTCACGTTTTGTCATCATCTGGTGGCTGATCAAGAAACTGGATTTCTGCTTAGAAGATATGTGTTGAAGATTCTGTGTGATCAGCCCATTCTAGAAGAGGAAAGAAAACCCTATGTGTTGATGAAAGAAGGAAATAATTTGGTTGGGATTTAGggaagagagggagggagatgaTGATGGTGATGGAATATTTTACCACTCCATGTTGCAGAAAAGATAAAGGTATGGCGCAATTGCGACCATGTGTCGTCGGTGCATAACGACACATATCAAAAATCTGGTAATTAAGAAAATTAGGTTataaattcatcaaaataacaCTACATGTTAAGCTATAGCTGggaaaatttaattaaatatcaaTGACTTGTATAAAAGTCATGGTTACTCAGTTTATACTCTGCTGCTCATAATTAATGATTCTTTGCGATCCATGGACTTTTAACTTCCGTCATCAAATTAAATGGGACCAATCTAGCTAACACCATTTGCTTTATTGCCAACTATAAATAGCTTTATCAGCTGCAACATTTCACAGTATGAATGGAATGTATTATACATATACATGCCTCtcaagtgagagagagagatgtgcaTGCCCTATTTTTATTGATAATAATGCCATGAATTAATTATTAAGGGACTGTTTACTATTCacaattgataatatatatgattgagtattttttttctattgcaACGAGGGATGATGATAACTTTGGAGTGAAGAATAGAtgcatatacatacatatatatatatatatatatatatatgtgtgtgtgtgtgcccTATTGTAATGGTCATGGTGCAATCAATTTTTGTTGCATCATGTATGAGGGCTTTTCATGATAATTAGTGAACGCCCTTAATGACTTTGGAGTGAAGAATAGATAGATTCCACAGTAGATTAAGTTAATTAAAGATGCAAATGAAGAAATGAAATGAATAAGATAAGTTTAATTTGGatgagtaatatatatatattgaaagaTGTGGTGGATGAGATTATTGATGTACAAGTATTAGTAGAGCAGGGACCAATTTTATGGGAGGTTCTTTAAAGCTTCTGCTTACTTATCAGAGGACCACTTGTAAATTTTGCAGTGAGATTGCATCAAACCAACTTGTGCACCCATAGGCttgcttctttctttcttttcttttatttcatttttcttatatatataaaaaaaagtggtGAGGACTGAAGAGactatctctctatctctcttcaATTCTCTCTTTGGTGGTATGTGGGGAGCAAAAATGTGGTGGTTATAATGATATAAGATTGCATGTTATAAACACTTTCCATGCACAGTTTTGATTTATGATTTATGATTCTTTAAAAGAAGTATAAGGAGAAAGTATTTGAAACCAACCACTTTGCTAGAATAACATAACTGTTTTTTAAGTCAAATTTGTAAATACATCTTTATTAAAGGCCCACCACAACTATCATTTTTTGGTGATCCTAGCTATCATATATATCTCACAACATCATGATCATGCTATATATGCATAACATGCGACACAAGGTTCGTGtagttatttaattttatggatATTATATATGACCGTGTTATATATCGTATTAACCAAACAACTACtttccctaaaaaaaacatGACTACTTCaaattttttactatatatatgtatattatttaATGTGATCACCTTAAAATATGTTTTCCAACAGCCTCTTATAAAAATGCTACttactttaattaaaaaatgtcCCAACGTCTAATACTTTTGTCAAATATATTTTGGTACCCAAATTTTGACCAATGTAACGTAAATGTCCCGAGTCGAAATTTTGGGGGCTTGAAAAATGTTGTGCAATATGCATTTAGGTAGGGTAAAGAAAATGTTGATTTGTGTTTTGTGGCGAATTTAATTAGGGTTGTGTACCAAAACAAAACATTATGGTTTAAATGTTGAGACATTTTTTCCAAAAGAAAATGTTAAATtttggaatatatatattttctgtaTTTCTTTAATTCCAATTAAGATATACATTAAGCTAGTATTCTTATGTAATGTTGGAGTaactttttgtttgtttgtttggcCTTCTAAACTTTTTTGACTGGTCATCTTTTTTGGCAATTAATTTCAAGTGGCTTAAATTAATGTTGCAAACTCagttcattaattaatttaatcggTAAGCGCGTATACTAGTTAATGTGTGTACTTAGATTAGTTGTGCAATGTCTTATATAGCTTTATAGACATTAACAATAAATGAATTAAAGAgctaaaaaaaacaataaatgaattaaataagtGTTTATTATTTGTACTACTATCAACAAGTACGTTATATTTTTATGTGCGGATTGAATGGTTAAAGATGCTATCGTCTGTCAAGAGACATTTCTAGTTGAATAAAACTGTGATAATTTAGTCACGTCAAATTTCAATGCAACAatattctaattaattttttcttagaGGAACAATAtaattctaattaattaattagtcctTTCATATAGGGCCAAAAATAGTTGAGATGCCTGCATTTTAATTTCTACTAATATAGTATGCACACTCAAAAGTAGTTTCAATTATAATTTCTATGGTAAACAAATTACAGTTATCGATATCTTCATAATTACTAACGTGCCTCGAGATTAAACTATTATGCACATTTTAcggaaattaattaaacatgCACAATATTTTCATTCAATTTGAACAAAAAAGGAGAGGGAAAGATAGAAAAGAGAGGATAAGATAAAGATAAATAAAGACTGctgtaaagaaaagaaaaaaggataTGATAAATTAAGATTAATGTCAACAGCAATTACAAGCCAACACAATTTATGTATGGATTGATGAGAGGTATATATATTACTAATTCTTAATCTTGTAGAATGGGAGtattttctaattaattaatttcattctCGT harbors:
- the LOC131008785 gene encoding transcription factor TCP17-like, which encodes MNSRERVKQEGSPKLPPARSQWSSSHKNPRIVRVSRSFGGKDRHSKVCTVRGLRDRRIRLSIPTAVQLYDLQEKLGLSQPSKVVDWLLDATKADIDKLPPLPIIPGIFSPNPNQDSPSSSLSQFLASKQAMIKTHDDERERESTQKWIQDQNHDEEGFGGFVAQNFFPLGNVVNHQSHFPNFHHNPYFHWDHPNLSLSHQFGPNYNPPLPNQGQGADQINPNPNSHLYFYPNTAPTIPPFPSYLPPSMENVQQNLGFSTALHLMTSPMRPFPLNVASKPAHEDHAGRSDTKED